The nucleotide sequence aggcatcagacgtttctttttgcaggagtcttcacaccctttaaagagcTCTGTTCTGAGAAGGTTATCATCAGTTACGATGACAGCAAGTTACTACAGAGGTCTACCGTACAGCTGCTACAGATAGCATCAAGTCATGACGTAAGTATTATCCAGGATACACATTCGTTACTATTATATGATTGATCATTGTCTTGTTCAATTGACGAACCTTCCTATATTCATCAGTTCTATGATAGCAGATGAAATCAAACAACAAATAACACCCTATTAAAGTACTAATAATTTCCAATAAGCATACTACCggtgcaatataatgtagtataaatacaaatacaatgttATAATGATTGTAATATAGTATGTAGTTTGTTTAGAATTCGTCACTTGTTGGCACTTTTAGCATATTACAGTATTATTGACGgtttatgtatgttatataaTGAAATATGCTTGCTGTGTCGCTATAAGTAATTTATGACTGAATTACATTTTACCCTTCCCACCAAATTCATTGATAATCCATTTGCCTGCTATAAGATATCTATGCAAGGCTTTTTCTTACGTCTCCGTAATTGTGTAATTTACTTGCACTTTGTTATATTCTCCAAGACAAAAATATAAAGGAATACTGATATTATGCCTCGTAAATTGTTAGGCTCTTTATAACACAGTTATAGTCAACATATATTCGTCTTACAGAAATGATTATTTCGTCTTATTTACATAAAACTTTCTTGGGTACCTCAGGTCTATGATATCATGTGAATTCTAACTACAAACCCCAATTCTAGTAAAGTTCTAATAATTTCCCATGATGCATAATTTTGACGCATGTAATGTAGTTTAAGTATTTAAATAAGAATTAATCATGTTTTGTCATATATGACGTAGATTGTTTAAAATTTGTCACTATTTGCACTTTTATCATATGACAGTATAACATAGAGACATTAACCTAGCCCAGTCTGTGCCAATTCGACGACATTTGTACACAAAGACGTCTTAAACAAAGTGTACTCTACTGACAATTAATACTGTGTCAAAGTaattaagttggcctgacgtttcgatcctagcaggatcttcttcagagcttaaatgacaagtaacaggaTGAGCAGTTTCCTAACAGTTTGATTTTACTTTGACAATTAAAACTCAATTAATACCTCTCAgttaacaagaaatatttcaaaggcAACATTAAAATGCTCAGTGAAAGTTGGGTACAAATGACAATTATGTGGTGATCTGAAACATTTAGGAGTCACCACTAAAAGTCAACAGGGGATCTCAGAGGGATAGTTttggagaaaataaaatatgttaataattcAAATTTGTTTACCTCATCCTGCATTATGGGGTCTTCCAATGGTAGGTCGACCATAAAGGTTGGAGAGATGTATCTGTCGGGGCGGTCCATGTCTCCTCCGTGCACGATGTACTTTTCTTTCCCAGCGAGAAGTTTGGACAATCTCCTGTCAAGAACAGAAAGAATCAGTCAAAAATCAACTTAACATCTCTTTGAGCCATTACACCATCTTCTTTGCAAACTTTTAGGCTGTAATTAATTGCCCACATTTTGTTCAGAACTTGCAACGCCTTTCGCACCATTCAACTTAATGGGCTCAACAACCAGGAAGGACATGATtaacttttcttctctttcccccacccccctccctttgaCAAAAGGAAGTTGTTATCGAAATGTGATCGAGAATGATTATTTCTTGTTAAAAGGTTTGTCAAATTAAAACTAATTTTCTAGCTCAGACAATCCTTGGAGTTCCTGCCCTGAATTTTGACTTTGAGCTTTCTTGGGGGGTTGCTTAAATCGGCCAATCACAGTTTAGACAACAAATTGAAACTAATTTTCTAGCACAGACAATCCTTGGGGTTCCTGCCCTGAATTATGACTTTGAGAATTTTTGGGGGTTGTTTAAATCATCCACTCACAGTCCAGACATCGCACTTATACAAACCGTCCAATCGTTTTGCTTCTGGCAGAATGACTTACTCGTAGTGGCGATCATTTATAATTCTCCCAAAGCTCTGGCTCTGCTTCGGATCGGAACCGTAAAACTCCGTCAGGTGTTTCTTCATCTCGTCGATCAGCTCGTCTCTCACCGACGACTCACAGAGGATGTAGTCGGGGGCGATGCAGGTCTGAGCGGCGTTGACATACTTTCCCCACACAATCCTCCTGGCCGATACGGACACACAAGATTTGGAATCGACTATTACAGGACTGAGGAAAGGAGGGAGATAAAATCAGTTTAAATTTGATGAGGGACAAGGGTACCGTGAATAAGagaagggtcacatcacttgcacaaccactaatgtcatctatctgatcttttgtagagtttgcggcatccagtatgttggcgaaaccaaaaccaccctcaagaagcgattctatggtcacagatccacagtcaacaccatgaagactgagaccccagttggagaacactttaaccttcccaaccataccatcaACAACATGTTCCTACAGGGGAtagaatccttaggtagccgcccTGACAATGAAACTTCTTGGACAAGCAAAAATAACAATGACTCATTTTGGAATTGTCTAACAGCAATGCTTTATTTTTCCAATAATTAgtcattttttccatttttttgggTCTCCTGTCAGCtgtcttaaaggcattgaagtctcgccccaaacagcgtgccgccatctttaaaaagttaactttccgttgcttgcaagtgaagttttctgcttgttgctacaaaatgcagacagtaatgaaacgtgacaccttgttatctttagctggacctgagatgtccatcgctgtatcgtttgtatactgtgctgtgggtattgaccgcagctgtatgtattgactctgtactagtgtctaattaccgaaggtagaaagctgtgtgcatattttttgggatcgatggtggtgtgtaacacttctgttacacctcattcgaaactaggtcagagtaccagcattagacgtttctttttgcgctcacaccctttaagttttTCCAAATTTAATGATGTCAACTTTTTAGGTGGAATATTGCAGGACTGAGGAAATGAGGGAGACATTTACCAATTAAACTTGATGAAAGACAAGGGTACAATGAAACGTCTTCTAtaagcaaaataaaaatgacTCATATCTAATTGCCTAACAGCAATGCTTTACTTTtccattttgttatattttttccatgttattttttttgtctCCTGTTAATCTGTCTTTAAGTTATTCAACTTTTACGATGTCAACTTCTTATGCAGTTATTCTCCATTTCTTTGTTATTCATCCACTCAGCAATTACTGGATTTTTTTTGGTCCGTCTATCGGTCAGTCTACcaatctgtctgtctatctgtctgtctgtctgttaatCCAATGGAAACTGTATATTTGACAGATGGAAAGAGGAATGTATTCTACGCCTCTTGTTGATATTTGCAAGCAATTCCTACGTAGCATTACTGAGATATTCACGAATATCATTCTAACAGATTGTACCCATACGTGAACGAGAAACAAACTGTCGTGAAATCAAAGTTGCACGCCGACAgaaaaaatattcttctttttatcctctgtttattaatttattgcTTTTCACTTGGCTTGGATATAGTTCCACTTACCCAAAAGGGGTGTGAAGTTAAAAATGTACCAATGACTGAGGTATTTTTTCCCAATTTTGAAGGAGGCAAGTGGATGCAGCTTTTAGCAAATAGCATGAACGAAATTCGGCGGTGCGCATCTACAAAGTAAAACCTGTTTGATTAAGTTTGTAGGAGGAATAAAACTTGAAAGTAAAACCTATTTGATTAAGTTTGTATGAGGAATAAAACTTGAAGTAACAcctgttttattaattttgtataAGTTAAAAAAACTTGTCAACTTCAAATGCTGTTATCTCAAGAAAAcgatacatataatattaacGCAAAcatatttatctttcaaaaaCAAACTTTCACCTTGACTAACCCCTTTAAACACCTCTTCTTGACCAGGTCAATATTTTTCCCTTTTCAGGAGAGAAGgaaattaatcaatattttacaTACCCAGAGAAAGGAATTGGGTGTGCACAGACATGAGTCGCAAAAAACTGTAAAGCAAAATGTTTAAACCATTTATGGAGAGAGTTTGACAATTTGggcaaaaacaaaagaatctTGCTGGTCTAGCTATCTGTCAGTCTGCcagtcagtctgtctgtctatctgtctgtcttgAATCTACAGGATTCAATTCTCACCTCTTTCCTCCAAGTTCCAGGGTGACTGGAGTCAGATTCTTGGCTGCAGCATTCATCACTAGCCTACCCACAAAGGGATTCCCCGTGTACAAGATGTGATCAAACCGTTGACTCAACAGCGCCTCCGAGGCCTCCTTTTCTCCGTTCACGACTCTGAAACAGTCCTAGCgacgaaaaaaatgtttggtgTTAACAGTTATGTActacaaatattattttaaacacATAGGGATATGTATTTCTTCATTGTTTATTTCACTCCACAATTCATCAGGATGCTGTGATACTGTTCCTCTTTTCACCAGTCGAACGATAGATTCACTCCTGAATTATTCATGAAGCAATGTCAAATGGAATTCGAAAGGGGATGCAACCATGGATAGTTcttgaggggaagggggggcatTTGTCCCCCATCTCCTTCCCCCCTTCCAAAATTAGAGGAGCTCAGTCCCCTCCCAGAGGAGGGAGgtatatttcaacaacaaaaactgtacagtacataaatatataaaatgtatgtgctgtacaacctaaacagtcgaAAACTCAACATagcttcaaaagttgcaaaattatCATTGAACCATTTTCATCTAAGCACCCTTCATTTTACCAACATCCCAAGGGGAAGGGACCACCATTTCCCTTGAGACCACTACTCTGGACGACATAACATCTTATACCACCACCTCCAATACAAACCCTGTTTCCTGTTGCACAGGAATGAGcaacttacagtactgtaaaatgtgtgtgtgtactttgttaatatatttcttcaaaatgaagTCAAATCCTGATTCCTTTCTCACAGGAATCATGTTGTGTACGCCATGCGAGTTTCTTGACACAGGAATCAGGCTTCCATTTACAATTGCTGTAATGAGACTTACATTCAGAGTACTAAGAGAGTTGATATCATGACTGCTAATGCTTGTTAGTGTGTTTCCTTCAACTTGAGACAATGTTACTTCCTGTTTTCCAGATATGAGTAACTTTCACTGTAAGAGGAAGAAGTTTGATAGTATAAATGCTTGCTGCGTGTCTTTAaaggattagttcaggtgtcacaaatgtttatcttatatgaaagaggacaataaaagaaacccaatagtgaagaaattattcaaatatctttttccgtttaggagatattcaagtttaaagttctatctttgtagaaactgctgaaatcagacaaGCTGTGACAtcatatcctcacattcctgaaaagtctttattttattaaaatattttgtaagattttatgacttacaaccaaaagatacgtcaggagatctcatatgtgtcaagggaagtatttgagatttaacatctgaagaatgtttcattatatttttttagatttgtgaaaaaaaatgtaattatattttaatgaaatatattgacacatgttaaggaagtgaggatgtgacatcacaccctcacagttagtctttctacaccagtcatttgcgaagaaattttgaaatcttcaaagtgtgatatctccttaacagagaatgctatcatggtagtttcttcactattctgtttgtctttttcagctctttcatacaagatagacatgtcagacacctgaaccaatcctttaatttGAGTCAAAACCTGATTCCTGTTTCAAGGAAGGAGCAACTTTCAGTGTACCAAGAAGCTAGTACTAACCTGATCCATGTACTGTGTGAAATACTTTGTCAGCACTAGGGTGAATTCTGGATTCATTTCGGAGGGTTTCACAATCGCGCAGTTTcctttgaagtaaaaaaaacagGTCATAAGGTCAAAAAGGGGTCACAGCTGAGAATAACAGTTAAAGGGATACTTTAcagtggctgaagttgatcGCTTAAGCgaataaacaaaatatctggaaagtttcaaagtttcaaaatgaCATTCTAATAGTAACGTccaaaaaattttaaaaagtaaagaaTGAAAATTTTTCAGGAAAACAAGATTCTCTAATACTATTCAAAAGTCAGTAGTAATTTTAAACGACATCATCGACAATGCTTGCCATGCAGTATTGATGATGAATAGTGTACCCAGGGCAGGGCCGGACTAAGCGTGTGGGGGGCCCGGGGCATGCAATTGTGTGGAGGGCCCTATAGTCTGTATTTTATCCGCACTTTCATGCTTGCAAATTCAGAGAGTATTTCATCGTGTTTCAATGAATTTAAAAATGTCACTTCCAATAGCAAGAATATTGAGGTTTACCAGTCTCTGTTGGCTCTTAGTGGTTCTCATGTGATTTTTAATCAACTTACGTTTTGAAAAATGACTTTTCAACGCTACAATTCCAGACCATCAATGAAAGATAGATTCTCAGAGCAATTTCGGTATTAGGGAAAGTGTCTTTCAAACCATTTTCGATGATCGCACGTGGATCACAATTACGACAGTGTTGTAAATTTTAGGATACTCTAAATGTTGGGGGCCCAAAATGTGGGGGGCCCGGAGCACGTGCCCCTGTTGCCCTGCCCTTAATCCGTTACTGACCCAGGGTGCCAAAGAATGCAACTATTTGGGGTTTTTTTCCCTGAAGAGGACCAGAATAAGTGAAAAGAATAATCACTGGTGCGACCTGTACCTGCTGCAATAGCTCCCACTAAGGGTAATAACGTCAGCTGGAGAGGGTAGTTCCACGCTCCCATGATTAGGACCACACCGAACGGCTCCGGTTTGAGAAACGTCTTCTTACCCAATAACAACAAAGAACCGTCATTCACCTAAAGTTGAAAGaaaagatgaagaatgagaggaagaaagttgaaaaaatgcatattatcattattattcacGAGATGAGCATCAgaatcaatagggttcttctactcagtaTGGCGCATCAATGttccaagtatgacttcaatccaacttgccaCTGTTGAGCTATAGTGTTTACGAACCAAGGGCGTCACATATGCACACACATAAACGCACACCCACCCATACAcacgcaatcaccatcgcatagattccttgagccttcggcaaggaataaaaaatgagACAAAGAAAGTTGAAAGAGAAACGAAAAAAGACAAAAGAGTCCAGACTAAAACGATGGGAATGATACAGTATTGccttataataataaatgttcTATGTCATCAAAACAAGAATTATCAGAAATAATTTAGGTCCATCTTTTGCAATCTATAGCACTCGGTCCTTTTTCTCCTTGTTTGTGTGATGGATTTGTATCTTCTATTTTCACCTAAATTTAGGATAGTAACCCTCTCTAAGAAAGGTGCATGGAgaactgtggggggggggggggggggggtgattgaaGGCATAGCATTTGAATAAAAAGTGTTAAATTAGAGAAAATAAGATTTTACcgtatcaaaattaaaactaaaatcaaaataaaataaaactgttagcaaactgcttatccactagagagcctgtgtaaatgacaagtaacagaagagacaaaaacaagcacagaatacagacaggttactGGGCACtggtcattttgtaaatctgtgatgtcacaatgCCATTAGGATCTAAAATCTGTGATATcccccaaatggaataagattttttttaggTGTTCAAGGAAGTTGTTCATGTTgtttatgcgctatataaattttacttattattattattatgacagtATTAGATCTCTAAATAATAGTTGGGGTTTCTTGCCTCctttaaaataaaactataaaatgtaaaatgaaaaagCAATACCACCCACATTGATGGTTTTCATGAAATGGTCCAACTCATTCATGTAATAAACGATTTCGCTCTGAACACAGTTTGCTTCATAGGCTCTGGCTTCTAAATGTGGCTGAAAAAAATAGGAatcaaaaattgtttttaattaaccAGACAGAAATTTATCTATCTCAAAAACTTTCCCAacttacctttttttttcaccttaAAGGGGCATTCCTGTGGAAGGAAATACAATTTAACCTTTATTGAAGAGCAAACTTTCCCACACGTTTAACTGAAAAATCTCAAAATCTTGTCCCATACTTTCAAATGTGTGGGTTAGCCAAAAGCAGGGGCATTTTAATCCGAAAATATGTTGGCAATTGTATCAAAAGGACAAAAaggtcttcttctttttctggaAGATGGACAAATCTCTCGATTCCAGATTTTGTAGGTTTTCAGGACAACTGTGGCACGCTGTTGCATCAAAAACATCCAAACTCTCACATTTTCTCCCATGACTCTGTGAACTGTAATAAGGTACACCATACTGCATGCATATTTTAGTAGGAATAAGGTGTTCTTATCCTCTATGTAcacatcccccctccccccccctgcctGCCCCTCTCCCCAATCCAAGGTAAactttttcattcttttctgcaaaattttgcaACACAATTAATGGAACTAAGGATCAAGAGCACATACCACGAATCACCAACTGTAGCGAATAAAACAGAATGTCTTAAAGACTTTGTTCAAGCTAATAACCAAGTCTGTGGTTCTGTTCTAAAGAGATCTTAGGTAATTATATAATTCATCTCGAGTCATATGTTCTTTTTGTTCTTACATTAAATTACTTTCTATCGCAGTTAAAATACAGATCTGCTAACTTTAAAtcctaaataaaataaaactgttagccaactgcttatccactagagaggctgtgtaagagaatgtgtaaaagtaagttggcctgagtcaggccaacttatgtcaggccaacttactttaattCCTGAGTATCTTTACAcatgtttatactgtatgtgcCATTTACCAGTTCTAGCTATAGCCACAAAACATGACATATACCTGGGAAAAGATCTAATAGTGTGTTTCCATGGTTACCTAAGTTACAGACTCACTTTGTTAAAGTCTCTATGCATGGCCTCGATGAAATCATCTGTGTGATCCTCCACTAGCTTCAGTAGGTTGCCTAGGTTACATAGCCTAGATTCTCTAGACAAGGTTTTCCCTCTTCTGAATGCTGCCCTCACCGATTTGACCACCTGTATCAAAGAGAAAAGGAAatcaatatattcaaattattaACACATCAATaactaataatatttaattacataacaaacaaaaatagaacaCAGGCCTAATTTTCAATGGTGGGAGGGCTTTTATGTCTTCAAAATTACAAGGAAACATAAAAATGTGGCATGTTTATGCTACCACTGCAAAAAACAATGAGGAATGTATAAACACAATaagaaacaagaataaacaTTGCCATGAACAGGGCTGGTAAAATAATGAGGTAGACATTATAGGGCTACTTTGGGTCCTAATCTTCCATTAGGTTGACAGTTGAGGTAAcatatatacagggatgtgccaaggatttcctgagtgccgggtatactgatcgctgtcctgggggaggggtctaagggggaagAGGTGTCCcactcccctttgagaaatttttcgatttttgaaggtgctcagctgccaaatgctggcacttgtgctGCTTTTTAAACACAtacactagttttgctaacaatttaaatttttttgggtgaaatatattgttaggaatgtcgggattttagatgaaaatagtgctgtgcgggattcacgattttaaagacagtgctgggcggtaattttttgTGCTGAGCGGGGTCGCCCAGTGCTGCCCAgagtgggcacatccctgcatataTGTTAAGAATGCATGTTAGGTGTGTGCCACCTTGGGTAATATCAACCATTGATAGAAATCTACATAAATTTTGAAGTCATACAGTATGAAAATATCAactatggagggtcatgtgatgtatTCCCTCGTACTACTCctacacataacatatatatgtggTCCAAGTTATATAAGtcaatatttcaacaacaaaaacaaaggtTAGAAACAGTTCAAATTTTTGTGATAAGTTTCTCGATCACCTTTTCTGTTTCTGGAGGGATGTTTCTGGAGAGAACTTTGACTGTTAGTGCATCAATTCACATTTTCCTTATTTATTCCAATTTATTCTCACATAATTCATACTGAACAATGACTTGCTCGACGGCCTACAACCATCTCATGACTTCTACAAGCCTTAGAACTCTCTAACTAATCTTCtaaacattttaatgaaataattgACAATTAGGCCAATGACCAATAATGACCTCATGTAGACACTGTTACTTTTTTATCGTGGGCAAAGAGAGAccaattccccctccccctccttacCCCATCCCTCCCACCCAACCAACTTCCAACTCTTTATCCACTATTCTATACAAGCTAGGAAACCTTTAGTGTGCCATTCATTCTCTAATTACCATGTGTGATATGTTACAGAACCAGGAATTACATAAGAAGAGGGGGTAGTTGTACTATCAGTTATTGGAAACACTGTATCAGCGTCCATATCTACATTGAAGTTACACCTTTTTCTTCAATACCATAGCATGAGGTAATAGCTGTCTAGTGCCATGATAGTCCAACTCCTCTGCAACAGAGGTACAACCAAACTTCTGGGTACCCTAGTTGTAACATATAGAGCATCATTTTGCACAGAACAATTTATAAGCACTTTCCATTTCTCGAAAGCAGTGGTGTCGCCAAGTGGTGGCCTGGGGTGGCACTTTCCCTCCCAAAACAATCATGCTCTCccaggtgcccccccccccccttgatacAATTTGTAgtgtgaaaacaaaatgttcaaaCGAAATCTTGTTTTACAAAGGACGAAACATACTATGTTCATCAGTAAAACTTCTTTCCACTGGCCATCACAATAAacagttgttttctcactaacaaaGTCACAGATCGAGGCCTGGCCTGAACCGCTAGTGTTTATAAACTACACTACTATACCCTGCatgaatttgaattttcaaCACTCTTAAATTTCAAAACAGTAGAGAATACTAAATAAATTATggcctttgaattttttttcaaaagtactgTACACATAGGCCTACCACTGCTTCTCAGATAATATTGCATGTCCAATTAAGTAATGTTCATcatgttgctatggcaacataCTTTGAGGGTGTACAGTAGCTGTGGAATTAAAAGccaaataaattgaaatttgagCATGACAGATCATTAGTTGTCTTTGTGGCAAATTTGAATGGGGAGGAAAGGGGCCATGAATGTCATTTTCAGACACTTtatcccaccctccccctcctaaCCCATAGCACAATAGTCCCATCTATATTGTACACCTCGTTCTATCCCCGGACATACCTCTCCAATACCAGTTGCGTCCATGTCTTCTGAGCACCTATGAGGTCAAAACCCTCCTACAGATATGACCAAAGTTGCTTTATCTCAGTATTTATCTCTGCATTGGTAATGAAAAAATAGAGAATTGAATTAGGggaaaaaatttaattttgtgttAATTTTCTCAGTAAGTTTTCTCTTTTCTGGAACGGCGATTGAGATGCTTGAGACAACTTTCATGGTTAGTGCATTTTATCTTGATTTGTTTATTCCAGTTTAATCTTAAATGgtcattttgtttcaaaaacGTATGAAATCCTTGATGGCATTTCacgaaagataaaaaaaaaaatggtcacaaCATGTACAAACAAAAGCAGGTTTCACTTTGGACATTCTGAAGTAACACTGCAGAATAATGTAACTAAGGTATAAATAGagttaaggcccggtcacactacagcgatattttatcggaatacggtccgacttttccgattttaggccgaagagtgaggtttgtgggtagtgaatgtaatgaatgcagtggaatattcaaatacctactccaaatctgaggggttatggaactgactacattctga is from Apostichopus japonicus isolate 1M-3 chromosome 16, ASM3797524v1, whole genome shotgun sequence and encodes:
- the LOC139982342 gene encoding aldehyde dehydrogenase, dimeric NADP-preferring-like — protein: MDATGIGEVVKSVRAAFRRGKTLSRESRLCNLGNLLKLVEDHTDDFIEAMHRDFNKPHLEARAYEANCVQSEIVYYMNELDHFMKTINVNDGSLLLLGKKTFLKPEPFGVVLIMGAWNYPLQLTLLPLVGAIAAGNCAIVKPSEMNPEFTLVLTKYFTQYMDQDCFRVVNGEKEASEALLSQRFDHILYTGNPFVGRLVMNAAAKNLTPVTLELGGKSPVIVDSKSCVSVSARRIVWGKYVNAAQTCIAPDYILCESSVRDELIDEMKKHLTEFYGSDPKQSQSFGRIINDRHYERLSKLLAGKEKYIVHGGDMDRPDRYISPTFMVDLPLEDPIMQDEIFGPILPIVTVSSLNDALEFVNAREKPLVLYIFSDDSSFIDKAINTTSSGATVVNDTLIHAGVDVLPFGGVGSSGMGSFHGSQSFKTFSHMKPCFVDPYYKYLDCTMGVRYPPYDKKKERVMSLLMKRMTNSEKRVMFMIKLGLLVTMVAVVLKVFAVDEVVGRIIER